One genomic region from Nymphaea colorata isolate Beijing-Zhang1983 chromosome 10, ASM883128v2, whole genome shotgun sequence encodes:
- the LOC126410422 gene encoding uncharacterized protein LOC126410422: MKKRMKEMEQETAARREMQAKLYQEWGLFKSFAVSEENRDTGDEKCKHNDSILLYIYCINRILITFLLQIQLYSSCTPLSYPKLLVATLAPFTLHSDPATAAEAQASREEVDSQSVSVGNGYNFD; the protein is encoded by the exons atgaagaagaggatgaaggaGATGGAGCAGGAAACTGCAGCTCGTCGAGAGATGCAGGCTAAGCTCTACCAAGAATGGGGCCTGTTCAAG AGTTTTGCAGTATCAGAGGAAAACAGAGACACGGGAGATGAGAAATGCAAACATAATGATTCGATTCTTTTGTATATATACTGTATAAACCGAATACTAATTACATTTCTGTTGCAAATACAATTGTACTCCAGCTGTACCCCACTCTCTTATCCGAAGCTTCTCGTAGCCACCTTGGCACCCTTTACATTGCATTCAGACCCAGCTACTGCTGCAGAAGCACAGGCAAGCAGGGAAGAAGTGGATAGTCAATCAGTGTCTGTTGGTAAT GGTTACAATTTTGACTGA